cacttgaactTTTTGTCATGTTGGCTTAATGTTGGCTTATGATACATGTAAAAGAACCAACTTAACCACAAGCTTaaccttttggttgaattggttcattGACATTGTATCAGAACCAACATGACAAAAATATcacaggttcgaatctcaactgCCCTTTAACTTTAAGTGGGATATTTCACAGAGAGCATTAGAAAGAGTTTAAAGAGAGAAAACAGAATGTGAGAAGACTTCCCCAAATGCTGAAGATGAAAGCAGCAGAAAAGGCTGATCATCactaaaacagcaactaagtgTGGTAATATACTCCTTGTGTCTAACTTAAAGGGACATTTTCCCTTGCAACATGTCGCTTTCAGTGCGAACTCAAGGGATAGAGGATTAATTGTTATATCTACCAATTTTAGAAGCTTACAACATTGTGCAGCTATGGAATCTGATGATCTTAACCTTCCATCAATAATTTCCTTAAAACTTCCCCACATTGTCCGTCTAAACAATTATTTGTAAATCCAAGCCCTTAACTATGGGGTAAAAGTCTAACACATCTACTTCACAGCTTGTTCTAGATCATATCAAACCGAGATCCTTGGACTCATTTTGAATCAGAAGAACAACCATAACTAACCAAATCAATAGAGAAATACACATTGGACAACAAATTTAGCATCTGATTTCACAAAGATAGATAACTtttaaaagtttaatatttCTAATCGTTATTATTTCAACAAACGAAGTATATGTACTTCTATTTGATTTCATTCAGGAAACTAAAGAAACGTATTAGACTAATAAAATTCCACAGCATACCAAGTAAAATATACCAGAGCTTAAGAAGGCCTATAAACCAGCAGCGTAGGGTGATACAAGTGTCTCCAAGAAGGCCCCTCCAACACAAAAATTATTCGAAATGCCATGAACTATGAAATCTTTAAAAGTTCCTTCTTCTAAATCATACAACACCACGTCGTTTCCAATCAAATCATCATCCACATCCCTCAACAACACCAGTTGTTCCTTCTTAAATAAACACAGCAGCCTAAACTCCGATTCATTGTTGTCACGAATATTAAACTTACTCCAAGACGCTTGTACACCATATTCTTTCATCATCCAAATATTAGTTGATGTACCAGTAGACATATACAAACAAAGACAATCTCCCAGAGCAATcagataattaaatataaaagacCTAGAACACTTCCAATTTGGAGGTGATACTTCATGAAATTTCTCATCATGTAGATCAAATGCAGCAATAACAGGTTCATTTACAGATTTATTAGCTAGCCAATGAAGACATCCATTAACATAAACCCCTGAAAGAGGATAAGCAACAGCATGATCATATGGAGAACTTCCAGCTTGCTTCCAAGTACCATTTTTAACAGAATAAACAGTGATATGCACATCAGTACAATTagggtcatcatcatcataatcctCATAATAATATGGATCATAATATGATAAAGTAACAACTTTATAATCATCAGTAACAGAATCATACCCAAGCCCATAAAGGGTGTGACTAATTTCAGGATCAAGAGCATAAATTGAAGTAGGCAATTCCTGAATTAGTCTAGTAGTTGGATTTATTAATACTAACTTTTCTTCGTTGTTTTGAAACAAGATTAACCCATCGCAAGAAGCAGTTTCATCAATGTTGACTGTGTGTGATGAAAAAGAATTACCTTCAAAAGTAAGCTGGGTAGCACAAACAGTCATTTCGTCGAACAGGTGGTGATCATGATTGATCTTGAAATTGATTGAGTAAAGGGAGTGAGAATCATTAGAAACGGCAATGAGTGAATTGTTTTCTGCAATACTcggattttgtttgaattggtTGAAGTGGGTTTTGATGAAATCGGGTTGAGAAAGAAGAATTCTCCATTGTTTTGAAACACAACGGAATCGTCCGATGGATTTAGCAGGAAGTCGTGTGGCTATGTCGAGCATGATTTCTTGAGGAAGAAATATTTGTGAATCCATTTTAGATTGTGTATGTGATTTgataggatcaatcatcaatgtaATCAAGAATTCTTTTCTTCCTTGTTTTCGATCAAGATCAAAACATCACAAGATGTCAAGATGATGCAATGTTATCAACATCTGCATTGGATCATTGGATGATTAACAATCCACTTGAAATTTGTAATAAAGACGTTTAAAAGCAACGACTACAATTTAAATGATACTTAATCTTTCCCAAATTACTTGTAAATTAGGATTATTACTCatttgtgatatttatttattatttttaatttgtgattaatttttaatctataagttaaaatatagtcaattgaAATATTATTTGATTCAATACATTGCAAAGAatattaatatctaatttttataattttttattatacataatttgagatattatgaattgaattagtacattaaATCACGTGAAAATACAAACgttgcaagtaatttggaacGGAGGATGTATGACAAGAACTACTCGAGCTTGATTCCTTCACAATATGTAGACAATTTACTGATTTAGTATTTCGAAGTTCAAGTTTGTCatatttcctttcttttttatGATAACTAGTTCGAATTAGGTTCCCATGTGGAGCAATCGGTATTGACCAAGAAGGCAAGAATCGAACCAAAACCCGCTTGAACCGTATACTAATTTTATAGGGTACTACTCTTCACTCTCTGCTCTACTAACTCACGCTACTCGTTACTCCACTAACCAACATTACTTACCCTCAACTTTAGTAACACActaacatataaaatttattacacaccatttagtgtatattaaatCCACACGAAACTTTCTTATGTTGTGTGTATCAACAATAgaatcataaaaattaacaaaataaaatttaaagttagaaaaaatatacataaaaaaggACAAActgattctttttatttttttatgaaattacaTAATAGACTAATTAATAAGAGCTATAAAAATTGAACTAAAATCTTATAATTTTTCTAACATAGACAATACCGAAATTATGCTTGAAAAGAGTACAAAACTCTACTAATAGTAAGTTGCAACTACTTCTATAAGAATTGGATAAGTTGTTTAATTTCAACATCttgtattttgttattattatttagaaaAAGCAAAGCACAAAATTGGAAACAAAAAGGAATACTAAACGCCTACTATAAATTCAATTTCCCTTCTTTCCAGCTTCCGTCTTCCTTCTGATCTCCTTTTCTATAAAGTCGGCCATTGAAGCTTTACTAAGCTTTGGGAGCTTAACATGCGGCAGGTTGTTGCAAAGTCAAAGTTTTATTCTATCCTTTTTACATTTCTATtcaattttaattcaatttgattaaaaatcggGATGAAATTCAGTTAAATTCTACAGTTCAATCTATAGATAGCGTGAATGTTGTAATTAATTGTTGTTGCGTGATTAGTTGACCAACACAAGGctttttgattgaattaaaGATGTGGCGCTACTTACCGAAAGCTTTACACCGCTATGGAAGATTCAATCAATGTCAAAACGCAGTAAGTTTCACCGATGGTTTGTTCTATTGCTGAAATTGCTTTTCAATATCGACATGAATTTACTGtctgtttttaatttttgttggaGTTTCTGCTTATTCTTTGTTGAAAGACCAGAATCAGCGAAACATGGAAGAATTGATAGTTTTCGGTGCTTTTGAGTTTTTCCTCTCTTTTTACTTGTGTCATTTTTTGCTGGATTTTTCTATCTCCTCTGTATTTTTTGGTTGCCACATTTGCACATGCATTAATTTTGTCTAATATCATGTTCTTAATGTGcaagaaaaagtaaaaatctAATCTAATggggttttaattgatttgtctAAATGCATATTATACATTTATTAGAGTTTGTAATTATAAAGATCAAAATAGTACATTGGATACCGTTTACGGGCGTAAGCCGCTTAACCACTATTACTACACAAAGAAGCACAGAGGAAGTGTTAAGCTTGAATCTTGCATTGATTCCATTTTACTATTTCTGATgtgaaattcaatttttaagATGTTCTTTTTGTATATGCAAAGACATTTTTCTGATTGCTAGTAATAGGAAAACAGGTAAGCATCTATAAGTATTGTGAAAATTTGAGTTGGAAAAACATTATGATTTGTTTCATTTAGAGATGATATCCTACATAATTCTATATACTTTTGGATATGTTGTTTCACTGGAAtgctttccttttttattttggaattgATTATAAATTCATActagattagaattgaaaaattaaccCCCCACTACCCTAAGGTCAAAGGTTTAAGCTTCAAGAATTGGTTTGCACAAACAACACCCAAAACAGAATTCAATGCAACACAATCAAGAATCATAATGTAGGCAATGAAAGAGCAAACAAACCAAATACAATGATTTACGTGGTTCACCCTTAGTTGGGCTACGTCCACGGTCTAGCCTAGATGTCTTTATTGCCTTCCAGAACTTCCAATGGAGTTACAGTGGATGATGATCACAATTGAGAGAAATAGAGAAtaaggagagaaagagagaattaTGTAATCCAGAGAGAGGGTTAGAAAGCATTAGCCACTAATCGATATATATTTTGGccaatttataataaataggtCATAATTACTTACATACAAAAGTCTAAGAAAGAAAAGCCGAGAAGAAAAGAACAAATAGACATTCCAGCATCCAtagccgagtcggctttcccTTGGCCAGGGGAAAAGCCGATTCGACTTTTCTTGCTGCGTCAAAAATCCAAATTTGCCTTTTCGAGTCTTTTCACCTTATATTCATTTTACCCCTTTTCACCTCTTCTTTACCAATACATATCTACTATGGATTAAAGACCAAAGTCAGCTCTTAATCACAACAGATTAAGCCATAGAAATTTGCAATGGGAAATAGAGGCTGAATATCTTGTATGACATTTGTTGAGCCAATGGAGTGAACAATGGAAAGTAGTAAAATTAGAAAGTTCTAAATTACTTCATCCTTTTGTTATAGAGCATTCTTTTAAACATTTCAAATAACATCTATGGATGATTATTGTAAAAATATGCAGAAAATGTAACTGTTTGGCTCAAGATGGTACCACATTGGCTGAAGTGCTAATAAAAAAATCTGTTTCTGTTCATTTTGTTTACCAGGTAAAATATGCGACTGGATCATATTCTTTAGTCTGCAATGTCGCATCTCAAAGTTTGATTTACAGTTTTTTCCATGGCTCAATCTCTAATTCATATTCGACTGGCTGCACTAAAATGGTTGAAGATGCCACAAAAAGCTATCCAGTTTCTGACATGTTGGTTGATTCATTTGGGAGGCTGCATACATACTTGAGGATCTCCATATCAGAACGTTGCAACTTAAGATGTCAGTACTGCATGCCTGCTGAAGGAGTAGAGCTCACTCCTGGCCCTGAACTCCTCTCCAAGGACGAGATAGTGCGGTTGGCAAACCTTTTTGTTAACAATGGAGTGAACAAAATACGTTTGACTGGAGGAGAGCCTACAATTAGGAGAGATATTGAAGATATTTGCTTGCAGTTGTCTGAAATGAAGGAGTTGAAGACACTCGCCATAACAACTAATGGAATCACTCTTGCGAGAAAACTGCCAAAGCTTAAAGAGTGTGGCCTTACCGCAGTGAACATTAGCTTAGATACATTGGTACCTGCAAAATTTGAATTCATGACACGGAGGAAAGGGCATGAAAAGGTTATTGAGTCGATTAATGCTGCTGTGGACCTTGGTTATGATCCTGTTAAAGTACGTTTTTCATCTTCAAACTTAATTGTTGTCTTTACCTCTAGATTTGTGTTTTCCATATTCAGTGTTTCCTTTTCAGGTGAACTGTGTTGTCATGCgtggttttaatgatgatgaaatatgtgattttgttgCATTAACGCGTGATAAGCCTATTAACATTAGATTCATTGAGTTCATGCCCTTTGATGGAAATGTTTGGAATGTCAAGAAACTTGTGCCTTATTCTGAAATGATGGAGAGCGTGGTATGTCAATTCCATGCAATtcttatttactaattaattaaagatttgtaaataaaaatttcacTATAATTCTCAGTTTTCTTATTATGTCATTGCTTATTGCTAACTTACAGGTAAAAAAGTTTTCTAACCTGAAGAGACTTAATGATGAGCGTACAGACACTGCGAAGAATTTCCGGATTGAGGGGCACTGTGGAACTGTTTCTTTCATCACATCTATGACTGAGCATTTTTGTGCTAGCTGCAATAGGTTGCGTCTTTTAGCTGATGGGAACCTTAAAGTATGTCTCTTTGGACCTTCAGAGGTATGTGTCTCCAAGATTTCAAATCTTCTTTTATCAATCATTGGTATTCTACTTTGCCTTTTTTTCTGAAGaaagttcattgatcaattTGAGTCAATTTTCATTAATATGTATTCTAATCTATTCACTTCATGCTTCAATATGAATTAGACTTTGCTAATATCCCAAAATACTACACCCTGCTTCTCTCCCCCCCATTTCTCTCTATGTGCGTGGGTGTGTGGCTTTTGGGGGAGTCTGGCAAATGATTTATGTTGAAGTGCCAAACTGATGTCAAACAAGTCGGTGTATCCTGGTCCTAGTAGTATTTAACAAAAAGAATTCTTCCTTCTTCTATGGAGGCTAAAGATATACTCAATTTTCAGAGTGGAGTAAGTTTGCTAAGTTAAAAATGTCATCCCAAATGGTAGAGTTGCACAGACAGATGAATTGATTTCCCATGTTGTATCTACCCACTCGACTTTTTGGATATGCTCAACAGCTCAAGCGTGCTGCCCCTTTTGCTACTTACAGTAACAGTATAAAGAAGAACAAAGATAGTTGAAAAAGGCTTTTTGAGCAAGTATATTGAGAAGccgataaaaaaattaaaagcagaGTCTCTTTGAGGAAGTCGTAATACACATGTTCGGTGGTTCTGCGTGTCCGCTTACTTTATTTGTCACATGTTCACTTGATGTAAGAATTTAAATGGAGTCACTGAGGATTTATGTAAACGCAGGTGAGCTTAAGAGACCCCATGCGCGAAGGTGCTGATGACAGTGAGCTCATGGAAATAATAGGAAATGCAGTATGTTCAAGTCTTTCAGAAccattttacttttttcttGATTCACGTTATTATTCTCGTGAGAAGTTAATAAAACGCAGCAAGTTGCACCCTCTATATCTAGATGAAACCTCGCATATTACTCTTTTCAAATACTTTTACTCATTGTGGTCTATGTATTAATTATGATACAGGTGAAAAGGAAGAAAGCTGCCCATGCAGGAATGTTTGACCTTGCAAATACAGCAAATAGGCCGATGATACGTATCGGTGGCTAAGGCTTGGTGGTATATCTTTAAGAACTCACAGGTAGAGCTTTAATCATAAGAGTTTGTATGCTTTGTACTTTACAATCAGTCTATCATCTTGTTTGTGTCATACAGAATTACTCTTATACATAAGCTTTTTTTTCCCAACCCAAAGAACTGATACGACCTGACCTTTACTATATGGTTGTGATGCGATGAGCCGATGATgcaaccttgtttttgcactatgatgtttataatattttttaatctaaCAGAATGTAGTTAGACTGggtaatatattaatatttgaaGAGTGAACTTTACCTTACAAATGGATTGAAAGatgcttattttgatatttgttCTTGGGTATATTATAAGTATCCTATTTTGTTGTAAACCAAATCTGGATTTGTgagaattcatttcaatgttttttttagaatttttactttttgaaattttaatttttctgtcATACTTGGCTTATACTTTTATCTGTTTAAATTGCCATGCCAATCTAGTGCTCTACTTCTTAAATATATAGCATTGAAGCACGAAACACATAATGTTGCCCCATCCGATGTTTTGATCAAAACAGAACAGAAACGCAATTTGAAACACCGATGAAACGTCATGCAAATCCTTAATGTTCATTTGTAATCAAGCTAGCACAATAATAAGTCATTGACATGGAAGAGTCAAAGGTCTGACCTAGAAAAAGAAAACACTAAAACGTTTTCCATAGGAAACATTTTGATAGAACGTGTGGAAGAGAACAACGTATTTATTGCAAAAAATAAGCATAGTAGAGGTGAAAGATAAAATGAAACACGGGAAAGCAAAGCTGTGAGCACTCTAGTACTTATTTACAAAAATGAAGGGGATGCACAAGATTGTTCAAACTACAAGCAAAAATAAACTTATGAGACGCACCATGAAGTCATCAGAGAGGTCAATACAACACTGCAAAGCAATTCTGCAAATCAATTAGGTTTTGTGCCAGGATGATCTACCATTTAAGCTATACATTTTAATGCAATAACAAATGGAGTTGTATAAGATAAAAAGATAGAAATGGCcatgatttttattgatttagagAAGTACTTTAGTAGGCTATGTATTAGGAAGGTATGCTACGTAAGTATATCAGTGTAGCTCAACTTGTAATAAGGTAGTTTAAAACAATGTTATGGTATGTGGTTGGTTATGTCTAAGAAAGGTATGCCACGTAATTATATCCATACAGTGCAAGATATGAACAAGATAGCAAAAGTAAATGTTATGATACGTGGAGGAGCCAAAATAACAATTGATTTACATTTAAGGTTTTGCTTTTAAACCTTAATTATTTGCAACTGTCCTAAGTGAGATAACAAAACCTATTCAAGGAGAAGTTCTATGGTCCATGTTGTTTGCAGACAAGATCATAGCTAGAGATGTAGAGACAAATGCTGGATTCAGAAGGGTTTAAACTAAGTTGAAATTTGACAAGTTTATGGAACGGGGTTATGGCATGAGTAATTGTAGTTGAGTTTTTGTAAAGTTAGATATGGAAGTGTTTAATAATTAGTTGTTGTGATGGGATTGATTTAATTTTCACATTTATTGTTCCAATGTTTAATTTATCTGTGAATTACTAGTTATTGGTCCCAACTTTTAACAAACGAACAATATGCAAGGTGTGTGATGAGAAAACAACAGAATGTGATACATAGATTACTCCAAACAATGGTGGTTCCTTCAATATACATAAAAGGTGATTTAACTTGATCAGATTTTTGAATGGCGGTCCTCACTTAAAAgatttaaagaaaacaaaaaaagaggATACTTCAAAAAGGCGGTTTTTCTCTACTTTTACTTCATATTGCTTTCAAAATGACTTGTCATTAATAATGTGAATATAGCTGCACTCTTGGTCACAAAATtctattaagtggctcccaccttgGAGAGGTTTGGCATGTGTTACCCGTGCTAGTGATAATAAAGAGGTTTCCCATTGACCCACTGGCCCCGAAGTACATATAACATGTACTCTACATGACAATGCTTTACTTATTGTATAACAATGGCTTAGACTGTCGTGCAGCCCCAAGTgatttttcatcatcatcatcaaccaaTATCCCGTTTGAAAACAGGGTCTGGGTAAGGGAAGGTGACGGATAATCTATACCCGTACTCCCTTCAAAGAGAGGACAAGAGGAATGTGGTCAACCTTATCCCCAAGAGATTAAAGTAGCTTATGGCATCGAACTCCATGTGTAAGTGTTAACTGTGAAGTGTTAGATGGGCATCGTGACCTGGTTTAGTTGGCATTGAAAAAGAAACCTGCTGCTTTATAAGTGGGTAAACGTACCCAACCTGCGCAAACCTACGGCATACTGTACTTTATTAGGATGTTATATAACTTGTAATCTGCTTCTATTTACACTGAATTTCAGATTATATTCTGATCAAGCACTATTTGCGTTGTGCTATTACCTTATCCTTGTGATTCAATTATGTCCTAAAGATGGGTCATGGGTGTACTCATGGTCTTTGGTTAGCTTGCCCTCTTTGGTTTCAGTGAGAGTGATCAGTCTTATGCAGTTGATTGATCAGAtgaaatttctaattttttattgttaaatattttattatttgcatTTATGTTCTTATTTTGTGTTTCTGATGGAGCCAAAATTTATACTTTGCTTTTCGACAATAATGGATATAATATGACTTGTTGATCACATATATATTTCTTATGTATCTGAAATTGCTGATAATTTGCCATCAAGGGTCAATCATAGACACCTCTTTGTTTTTACATGGGGAATGTTCCATGTACACACCCTTCATACTCCGTTAGATAGAGCTACTTGATGGCATCCGGTAATAAAATGTTGTATCTGTCAGGAATTTATCGTCTCATGTCATTATTCCTGTGGTTTCAGATGCTGTTGTACAATGGCCTTTCGTCATGGTCCGTGTAGGGTTAGAACCTGAATGATGAGAGCCGCCAGTTGAAGCTGTTGGAGCAGAAGTTAGTTATACTTGATGTACACATTAATATAAGAAAACAAACTCATGGAGCACAAAAATAACATGGGTTTGGAGTCATAATCATAGTATTAACTTCATGTTTAATACAATTACAGCATTGTTTAGCAACAAAATGAGCATTCTAATTTTGATATCCACACCTTGAAGATACAACAACGGAACCAcattatttctttgtttttctgtaTAATTTTTGGTGCACTTCGAGAACTGTATGCGAGACTACGATAATGATCTTACGCGATAATTTTGTTGGGAAGATGTAAGGTTTATACGTTTTTTCAATGTTGAAAATTCTTTTGGAACATTTAGAGTATGTTATGAATATTTCAGAATGATACGTTGTAATAGTGCTTAGTCAAGCAAAGAATATGAAACAAAGCATATGAAACAAAGGAAGTAGATTCCAGGGAGCATGTGCTTGTTTAAGCACATAGGCACCAATGTCTACCTTGTTTTATACTACTGCATTCACCACTAAAGGACAAAAGGTCAACTATGGGAATCAGCCAGTTAATGAACTCCACATATATTATGAGAACATTCTGCACCTTTttagtgatccaaacaaagatTCTCTACTGTAAAATGTCTAATACTCCTTTCTATTCACCCGATATGTCCTATttgatttttcactattttttaggTGGTCATATGAGACTATATGTAAAAGAAAAGAtatagtgtttttaaattttaatagggaTAAAGTAGGGTTAGTAGgtgtaaaggtgtgaaaaagTTAAGTTTAATAGAGGTAAATTGGTTAAGTTGATAGACTTAAAATAGGAATGAGAcatttaaggtgacttgaccaaataagaaaatgagacacttaGGGTGAAACCTCTCTCTCCATGCACACTTGACATACTATATGTATACAGTGCCATACACTACCAAAGATACGTTTAACTCTTAGCATTCAAGCAATCCTAAACATTTAAGCATTCTCAAGCATTTACTACGCTCTTAAACTAAGGATCTTACATCCATAAACAAGTTCTGATGTCTCTTCTTTAGAGCTAAAGGCCACTGTGCACTCTAAGAAAAAGGTTAGACAATCTTTCTTATGCACATATTTACTTTATTATCGGAGGAAGTCTCCTAGAGCACTCCTCTTTGGCCCTTGTTTGTTCACTGTGCAGGTGAAAGTTCAACTCAAATCCTTACTAGCAGTTCATAAACTCTTGTAGACTTAAAAGAATTTTTAGTATCATTAATGAGAATGTTGATTGTTCAGTTCATAAATACCGTAACACTCTCAACCGGTTAAAAAACCTATTAAAAAACAACTACTAAAATAATAAGCCAACAACCATTAATCCATAAGCAACGAATAAAAACAACCTAACAACCATATGCCAAAAAAACTCCAAATCCTTAAAT
This genomic stretch from Amaranthus tricolor cultivar Red isolate AtriRed21 chromosome 9, ASM2621246v1, whole genome shotgun sequence harbors:
- the LOC130824363 gene encoding GTP 3',8-cyclase, mitochondrial isoform X2 codes for the protein MWRYLPKALHRYGRFNQCQNAVKYATGSYSLVCNVASQSLIYSFFHGSISNSYSTGCTKMVEDATKSYPVSDMLVDSFGRLHTYLRISISERCNLRCQYCMPAEGVELTPGPELLSKDEIVRLANLFVNNGVNKIRLTGGEPTIRRDIEDICLQLSEMKELKTLAITTNGITLARKLPKLKECGLTAVNISLDTLVPAKFEFMTRRKGHEKVIESINAAVDLGYDPVKVNCVVMRGFNDDEICDFVALTRDKPINIRFIEFMPFDGNVWNVKKLVPYSEMMESVVKKFSNLKRLNDERTDTAKNFRIEGHCGTVSFITSMTEHFCASCNRLRLLADGNLKVCLFGPSEVSLRDPMREGADDSELMEIIGNAVKRKKAAHAGMFDLANTANRPMIRIGG
- the LOC130824363 gene encoding GTP 3',8-cyclase, mitochondrial isoform X1, giving the protein MRQMWRYLPKALHRYGRFNQCQNAVKYATGSYSLVCNVASQSLIYSFFHGSISNSYSTGCTKMVEDATKSYPVSDMLVDSFGRLHTYLRISISERCNLRCQYCMPAEGVELTPGPELLSKDEIVRLANLFVNNGVNKIRLTGGEPTIRRDIEDICLQLSEMKELKTLAITTNGITLARKLPKLKECGLTAVNISLDTLVPAKFEFMTRRKGHEKVIESINAAVDLGYDPVKVNCVVMRGFNDDEICDFVALTRDKPINIRFIEFMPFDGNVWNVKKLVPYSEMMESVVKKFSNLKRLNDERTDTAKNFRIEGHCGTVSFITSMTEHFCASCNRLRLLADGNLKVCLFGPSEVSLRDPMREGADDSELMEIIGNAVKRKKAAHAGMFDLANTANRPMIRIGG
- the LOC130824362 gene encoding F-box/kelch-repeat protein At3g06240-like — protein: MIDPIKSHTQSKMDSQIFLPQEIMLDIATRLPAKSIGRFRCVSKQWRILLSQPDFIKTHFNQFKQNPSIAENNSLIAVSNDSHSLYSINFKINHDHHLFDEMTVCATQLTFEGNSFSSHTVNIDETASCDGLILFQNNEEKLVLINPTTRLIQELPTSIYALDPEISHTLYGLGYDSVTDDYKVVTLSYYDPYYYEDYDDDDPNCTDVHITVYSVKNGTWKQAGSSPYDHAVAYPLSGVYVNGCLHWLANKSVNEPVIAAFDLHDEKFHEVSPPNWKCSRSFIFNYLIALGDCLCLYMSTGTSTNIWMMKEYGVQASWSKFNIRDNNESEFRLLCLFKKEQLVLLRDVDDDLIGNDVVLYDLEEGTFKDFIVHGISNNFCVGGAFLETLVSPYAAGL